GGCAACGACTGCTGCCGGCGCTGGCGGCCGAGTGCGACGTGCTCTCGCCGAGTCTGGCCGATCTGCAGTCGGTCCTGCCCGACGGCGAGGAGTTGGCCTCCTCGTTCGCCAAGCGCCTGGTGGAGTGGGGTGCTGGTGTGGTCGTGATCTCCGACGGTGACGATGGGCTGACGTTGCGGGCGGGTGAGCGTGCCCGGCTGCTGTCGGGAGGTGCCGCCCTCGCGCCGCTGGCCGACCTCTGGGCCGACGCCTCGCTTCATCAGCGGGCGGTCCCCATCGACCGGGTCGTGACCACCAACGGCGCCGGCGACGCCGTCAGCGCCGCGCTGCTCTACGCGCTCTCCGTCGAGCTGGCACCTGCCGAGGCGGCGGAGCTGATGGCGACGGTCGCAGCGGCGGTGGTCTCCGGACTGAGCCCCGACGCCGATGCGACGGCCACGCTGTGCCCGCAGCTGGCGGGCCTGGGACCGATCCCGATCGAGCGCAACCAGCCACCGGCGCGCTTCTACCGCGGCGGCGAGCAGATCGCGCGGTTCCGCGGCCAGCGGCACGTGTGCGCGAATACTCCGGAGGACTGGGTCGCCTCGACGGTCGAGGTGCGCGGCGACGAGCCCGCCGGTCTCACCACACTGCCCGACGGGACGCTGCTGCGCGAGGCAATCGCCGCCCGGCCCGAACGCTGGCTCGGCGCGGACCACGTGTCCCGCTTCGGCGAGGACACGAAGCTCCTGGTCAAGCTGCTCGACGCCGGCCAGCGCCTTCCGGTGCACGCCCACCCCGACGGCGAGTTCGCCCGCCGAGAGGTCGGCACCGCCCATGGGAAGGCGGAGGCCTGGTACATCCTGACTCCTGGCACCGTGCACCTGGGCCTGCGGACCGCCGTGACAGCCGAACAGATGACAGACCTGGTGGTTCGCCAGGACGTCGAGGCCATGCTGGACCTGCTGCACGAGGTGCAGGTGCAGCCGGGGGACTGCGTGTTCGTGCCACCCGGGATGCTGCACGCCATCGGGGAGGGGATCCTCCTGGTCGAGGTGCAGGAGCCCGAGGACCTCTCCATCCTGCTGGAGTGGCGGGACTTCGATCTCGACGGCGCTGCGCACGGTCACCTCGGTCTCGGCTTCGATCGGGCCATGGCGGCGGTGGATCTGACGGCGCTGGAGCAAGGGCGTCTCGCAGAGCTGGTGCGCTCTGCCGGCGCAGGTACGCCTCTACCGCGGGAGGCTGAGCGGTACTTCCGGCTCGAGGTGATCTCGCTCGATGGAGTGGCGCCGCTCGCTCCGGGCTACAGCGTCATCGTGGGTCTTGAGGGCGAGGTGCAGGTCAGCGGGACCGGCGGCACGCCGACCTCGGTGGCGGCGGGCCGGGTGGCCCTGGTGCCGGCGTTCGTGAGTGCTCCATGGCTGGCCGGGACCGGCCGCGTGATCGTGCTGCGCCCACCCGCACCCTGAGGAGCGCTCCGACAACGCCGGCCGCCAGCACCTGAGCGGGAGGGGAGGGCATCGCCGGGCGGAGCGGCTTGTGACTATAGGGTGTTGCCGGACCTGCCCGGAGGAGTCGCCCCATGGATCGTGGCCCCACGATGAACGACGTCGCCGACGCGGCGTCGGTCTCCTTGAAGACCGTGTCGCGGTACGTCAACGGTGCGACGAACATCAACCCCGAGCTGGCCGAGCGGATCCGCGAAGCCGTCGAATCGCTCGGGTACCGGCGCAATCTCGCAGCCGCGAGCATCCGGCCGGGCTGGACCAGCCGGATGCTCGGCTTGATCATCGGCGATCTGGGGAACCCGTACTACTCCACGCTGGCGCGAGGGGTCGAGCGGGAGGTGCACGAGCGCGGGTACATCCTGACCACGGCGAGCTCGGACGAGGATGCCACGCGTAACGACGAGCTCGTCGAGCGCATGCTCGAGCAGCGGGTGGACGGACTGATCATCGTGCCGCCCTACACCGGGGGCCGTTCGTGGGCCGACCTACCGCCCCCGCTGCCGCCGCGCGTGCTCGTCGACCGTCCGGCTCCTGAAGGTGGTGGATATGCCGTCCTCGCCGACAATGCCGCGGGGGCCTCGCGCGCGGTCGAACTGCTCCTGCAGCAGGGCGCCAGGCGCGTGGCCTTCGTCGGTGACTCCCAGCTGATCTCGACGATGGCCGAGCGCCGTCAGGGATATGAGTCAGCGCTGACGGCCGCCGGCCTGCATGCCGATCCCGAGCTCGTCGATCACGGCGTGCACACCGACGAGCAAGCCGAGCAGGCCGTCGCGCGGCTGCTCGCCGATCGTGGCGCCGACGCCGTGTTCGCGGCGAACAACCGAGCCTCGATCGGTGCGTTGAGGGCTTTCCAGGCCCGCGGGACCCGGGTACCGCTCATCGGCTTCGACGACTTCGAGTCGGCCGACCTGACGTCACCGGGGACGACCGTCGTCAGCCATGACATCGCGCACATGGGCGCCATGGCGGCGCGGACGTTGCTCGCGCTGATCGACGGCGACGAGCCGGCTGAACGCACGACCGTGCTGCCCGTCTCGCTGCATCGGCGCGGGTCGGAGGTACCGGCTCGGTAACGTTCCGCCGCCGTTGACGACGAGGTGGTTGTCAAGATGTGGGGAAGCGGGTAACGTACCGCGAAACAACGTTGTTTCGAGAGGGATGGGCGGTACGTCTCACCGTGTTGATCGAAGCCTCGCCGCGAAAGCCGCGGCGGACCCGGGGTCGCCCCCGATCGCGGGCGGTCCGCAGCGACAAGAGCATCCTGATCCTGGCCGTGCCGGCCCTGGCGTTCTTCGCCGTCTTCAGTTACGGACCGATGGTGGGCGTCATCGTCGCCTTCAAGGACTTCAGCATCGTCGACGGGATCATCGGTAGCCCGTGGAACGGCCTCGAGAACTTCCGGTTCTTCTTCGAGTCCGGGAACGCCGCCCGGGTCGTGCGCAATACGTTGATGCTGAACGCGCTCTTCATCGCCGGGACCCTCATCTCCGGTATGGCGCTGGCGATCATGATCAACGAGGTGCGGCTGCGGTTGCTCAAGCGGACCGCGCAGTCGGTGGTCTTCCTGCCGTACTTCATCTCCCCGATCGTGATCAGCGTGATGCTGCAGGCGTTCCTGTCCGGTTTCGGTGGCAGCGGCGGCATGGTCAACGGGCTGCTCGACGGCTTCGGCATCTCCCCCGTCTCCTGGTACACCGAACCCGGTGCCTGGCCGTGGATCCTGACGGTCGTCAAGATCTGGCAGATGGCGGGCTACACCTCGATCATCTATCTCGCTGCCATGACCGCGATACCCACCGATGTCTATGAGGCAGCCGTTCTCGACGGAGCCTCGCGCTGGAAGATCGCGCTGCGCGTCACGATGCCCCTCATCCTGCCGGTGACGGTCATCCTGCTCGTCCTGCAGATCGGGCGGATCTTCATGGGTGACTTCGGCACCATCTACGCGATCATCGGCGACAACGGCACGCTGTTCGAGACCACGGACGTGATCGACACCTTCGTGTTCCGGGCGCTGCGCACCAGCGGCGACCTGGGGATGACGGCAGCCGTCGGTCTCTTCCAATCCGTCGTCGGATTCGTCCTCATCGCCACCACCGCCCTCATCGCCCGTCGAATCGCCCGAAAGTCCGGAGGGTTGTGAGATGACTGCCACCACGACCAGGAATGCCTCCACGCCTGCTGCCGCCGCCCCTGCATCACCGGTGCCGCGCCGTCCCGGACGGCTGCGACGCCTCCTGCGGGGGGACCCCTTCGTCGGGGTCAGTACGGTCGCCGTCACGGTGTACGCCCTGGCCTGCGTGATCCCGCTGTGGATCATCCTGGCCTCCTCGCTGACGGCGGAGCGCACGCTGGTCCAGACCGGATTCAGCCTGTGGCCCTCGGACTTCTCGCTGGAGGCCTACAAGGCCCTGTTCTCCGGGAACGACACCCTCGTCAACGCCTACTTCGCCACGCTGGTCATTACGGTGGTCGGTACGGCGGGCGCAGTGATCGCCACGCTCGGGATGGGATGGGTGATCTCGCGCCGGACGAGCCTGGCCCGGTGGTTAATGGTGGTGGTCTACATCCCCATGCTGTTCAACGGTGGCCTCGTCCCGCTGTACATCCTGGTCACTCAGGTGCTGCAGCTGCGCAACACCTACTGGGCGGTGATCCTGCCCCTCCTGGTCTCACCGTTCCTGGTGTTCGTGGCCATGGCCTTCTTCCGCGACATCCCCGAGGCCGTGCTCGAGTCCGCGCGGATCGACGGCGCCAACGAGCTCCGGGCGTTCTTCTCGATCGTGCTCCCGATCGCGACTCCGATCGTGGCGGTGATCGCGCTCTTCTACGCCGTGGCCTATTGGAATGAATGGTTCTTCCCACTGCTGTTCATCAATGACCCAGATCTACGACCACTTCAACTGCTCCTGCAGAACATGATCGGCAACCTCAATGCAGCACAGGCGCTGCAGCCGACCTCGGGCGTCTCCGCGCCCGTCTACCAACTGAGGATGGCCCTGACCGTGGTCACCATCGGTCCGATCATCCTCGCCTACCCCTTCATCCAGCGCTTCTTCGTCACCGGGCTCACGCTCGGTGCGACCAAGGGCTGATGGTCCTCCCCCAGAGATTGGAACCACCGTGGCACACTTCTCGACCCCGTCCGTCAACCGTCGCCGAATGCTGCAGGGCTCGCTCGCACTGGGCGGTGCCGGTCTGCTGGCTGCGCTGAGCGGCTGCCAGTCCGGCGGCGGCAGCAGCAATGGATCGGCGGCCACCACGCTCAAGTCGCTGCTGCCGGGCGACGTCCCCCAGCGGTGGACCGAGGTGCTGGCGGCCGTCAACACCAAGCTCGAGGCCGACACCGGCCTGCGGCTGGACCCCGAGTTCATCTCGTGGACGAACTACGCCGAGCAGGAGATGCTCAAGTTCACGACCCAGGAGCCGTTCGACTCGGCCCTCGAGGCGACGTGGTTGAACCTGGCCCAGCTCCTGTCCGACGGCGCCCTCGCGGACATGACCGAACTCTGGGAGAGCGGCCGGTTCGAGAACCTGAACGCCACGATCGATGAGCGCATGGTGGAGTACGCGAAGTACCAAGGGAGTCTCTACACGATTCCGCTGGTCGCCAACTTCACCAGCCCGCCCGGGTTCGTGGTCCGTCAGGATCTGGCCGACAAGTACGGCATCGGCGAGATCACCGACTACGAGGCGCTCGAGAAGTTCCTCTACGACGTCAAGCAGAAGGACCCGGACCTCATCCCGTTCGGCCTCGATGCCGGGTATGTCAACAACACGGTGGTCCCGAACCCCGTCGCCTTGTTCAACGCCCAGTCGTGGGACAACCCGACCAAGTGCGTCCAGCTCCTGGGCACGCACTTCGATGGTTCCGATCTGACGCCGGTGCCGTTCTGGGACCAGCCGGACATCCTCGAATCGCTCGACCGGATGCGGCAGTACTACCTCGACGGAATCCTGAACGAGGATGCGCTCACACTCGACATGAGCGCCGTCCGGAGCCTGTTCGCCCAGGGACGCTACGCCTCCACCACCGCCGGCGCGGACGGCCTGACCAGTCCCACCTTCGGCCCCGTCGCCGACAACGTCGAGGGCGCTGCGATCGCGCAGGTGTTCCCGTTCACGGCCGGCCTGGACGCCGTCATCCCGGCCACCTTCCAGGCCGCGAACAACATGGTCGTGCCGGCCTACGCCGAGACGCTGGAGCAGGTCTTCGAGATGATGGACTGGCTCTCCGTCCAGGAGAACCATGACCTGCTCTCCTACGGCATCGAAGGAGAGGACTGGGAGGCGACGGGCGAGCACTCCTACGAGCAGATCAGCGGTTACGCATTCCCCGCCTTCGCGATGTCGTGGCGCACGCCGCTCGAGCGGGGGCTCGCCGGTGCGGTCGAGAGCGACAGCGCGTGGGTGGAGTGGACCCGGGACTTCGAGAACTTCACGGCCGACCACCTCGCGGGCTTCTACTTCGACTCCTCCACGGTGGCCTCGGAGCAGGCACAGGTGGGCGCCGTCTTCGACGAGTACGTCCTTCCGCTCTATGCGGGCGTCAAGGACGTCCAGTCGGGGCTGGACGAGGCACGCAGCGCGATGGAGGACGCCGGCT
Above is a window of Ruania suaedae DNA encoding:
- a CDS encoding PfkB family carbohydrate kinase, which encodes MRRVAVAGHVCLDLLPRQLPHGGLAPGSLVEVGPMDVSLGGSVANAARTLQRLGHPVQACAVVGDDDLADVLRRQMVGPLLQADLIQVPGTTSYSLVLEPGGQDRAFWHHVGANAAFGAEALDLTDVDLLHLGYPSLLPGLLAGDGAPLLDLLRSARRQGVTTSVDLAVVSAADLESGPDWQRLLPALAAECDVLSPSLADLQSVLPDGEELASSFAKRLVEWGAGVVVISDGDDGLTLRAGERARLLSGGAALAPLADLWADASLHQRAVPIDRVVTTNGAGDAVSAALLYALSVELAPAEAAELMATVAAAVVSGLSPDADATATLCPQLAGLGPIPIERNQPPARFYRGGEQIARFRGQRHVCANTPEDWVASTVEVRGDEPAGLTTLPDGTLLREAIAARPERWLGADHVSRFGEDTKLLVKLLDAGQRLPVHAHPDGEFARREVGTAHGKAEAWYILTPGTVHLGLRTAVTAEQMTDLVVRQDVEAMLDLLHEVQVQPGDCVFVPPGMLHAIGEGILLVEVQEPEDLSILLEWRDFDLDGAAHGHLGLGFDRAMAAVDLTALEQGRLAELVRSAGAGTPLPREAERYFRLEVISLDGVAPLAPGYSVIVGLEGEVQVSGTGGTPTSVAAGRVALVPAFVSAPWLAGTGRVIVLRPPAP
- a CDS encoding LacI family DNA-binding transcriptional regulator is translated as MDRGPTMNDVADAASVSLKTVSRYVNGATNINPELAERIREAVESLGYRRNLAAASIRPGWTSRMLGLIIGDLGNPYYSTLARGVEREVHERGYILTTASSDEDATRNDELVERMLEQRVDGLIIVPPYTGGRSWADLPPPLPPRVLVDRPAPEGGGYAVLADNAAGASRAVELLLQQGARRVAFVGDSQLISTMAERRQGYESALTAAGLHADPELVDHGVHTDEQAEQAVARLLADRGADAVFAANNRASIGALRAFQARGTRVPLIGFDDFESADLTSPGTTVVSHDIAHMGAMAARTLLALIDGDEPAERTTVLPVSLHRRGSEVPAR
- a CDS encoding ABC transporter permease, producing the protein MPALAFFAVFSYGPMVGVIVAFKDFSIVDGIIGSPWNGLENFRFFFESGNAARVVRNTLMLNALFIAGTLISGMALAIMINEVRLRLLKRTAQSVVFLPYFISPIVISVMLQAFLSGFGGSGGMVNGLLDGFGISPVSWYTEPGAWPWILTVVKIWQMAGYTSIIYLAAMTAIPTDVYEAAVLDGASRWKIALRVTMPLILPVTVILLVLQIGRIFMGDFGTIYAIIGDNGTLFETTDVIDTFVFRALRTSGDLGMTAAVGLFQSVVGFVLIATTALIARRIARKSGGL
- a CDS encoding carbohydrate ABC transporter permease, coding for MTATTTRNASTPAAAAPASPVPRRPGRLRRLLRGDPFVGVSTVAVTVYALACVIPLWIILASSLTAERTLVQTGFSLWPSDFSLEAYKALFSGNDTLVNAYFATLVITVVGTAGAVIATLGMGWVISRRTSLARWLMVVVYIPMLFNGGLVPLYILVTQVLQLRNTYWAVILPLLVSPFLVFVAMAFFRDIPEAVLESARIDGANELRAFFSIVLPIATPIVAVIALFYAVAYWNEWFFPLLFINDPDLRPLQLLLQNMIGNLNAAQALQPTSGVSAPVYQLRMALTVVTIGPIILAYPFIQRFFVTGLTLGATKG
- a CDS encoding ABC transporter substrate-binding protein, translated to MLQGSLALGGAGLLAALSGCQSGGGSSNGSAATTLKSLLPGDVPQRWTEVLAAVNTKLEADTGLRLDPEFISWTNYAEQEMLKFTTQEPFDSALEATWLNLAQLLSDGALADMTELWESGRFENLNATIDERMVEYAKYQGSLYTIPLVANFTSPPGFVVRQDLADKYGIGEITDYEALEKFLYDVKQKDPDLIPFGLDAGYVNNTVVPNPVALFNAQSWDNPTKCVQLLGTHFDGSDLTPVPFWDQPDILESLDRMRQYYLDGILNEDALTLDMSAVRSLFAQGRYASTTAGADGLTSPTFGPVADNVEGAAIAQVFPFTAGLDAVIPATFQAANNMVVPAYAETLEQVFEMMDWLSVQENHDLLSYGIEGEDWEATGEHSYEQISGYAFPAFAMSWRTPLERGLAGAVESDSAWVEWTRDFENFTADHLAGFYFDSSTVASEQAQVGAVFDEYVLPLYAGVKDVQSGLDEARSAMEDAGYETVVEEYRRQAGEYLAGS